Part of the Candidatus Binatia bacterium genome, CGGCCACATGAGCGTGTAACCCTCCGAACGCAGGATCAACAGGACCGCCCCGCCCTGGTGGAAGTGCGCCTTGTGGTAGCGGCCGACGGGCCATTCGGCGATGTGGCCCACCAGCGTGCTCCCGCCCATGTCGAAAGAGGTGATGCGCACGCCGGCGCCCTTTGCTTCCGACGGATCGACGAGCGCGCTGCGCGCGTCGGCGATGAAGTTGGTTTCCCAGGAGACGAAGCCGCCGCGCTCTTCCCGCTTGTCGGTGGTGAAGAAATAATCCGCCCGGCCGTCGAATCTCTGATCGAATATGTAATCGCAGCCGAAGATAAAATTCGTATCGTGCAGCAGGTCCATCATCATCGGCGCGCTGGTGGCGGAGAGAAAAAGCGCGGGCCGGGCGCTGCCGTTGTAGAGCCTGTGCCAGCAATTGAGCGGAACCGCGAACAGGCTCCCCTGCTGCCATTCGAAGTGGAGCTTCGTTTTTCCATTGTCGCTCCATACTTCCGTCGAGCCGTTGCCCTGAAGGACGTAGATCAGCTCTTCGTAGAGATGTTTTTCCGGATTGAGCGCTCCCGCCGGCGGGATCTCGCCCACGTACATCCCGGTGAAACCTTCCATGCCTCTCAACTGGATGAACCCGCCTTTGCCGCCCGTGCGCGCCCACGGTTTCCTCGGCAGCTCGCCCACGTCTTCCACCCCATGGGCTTCGACGATAGGAATGCCTTCTTGTTTCATCCAGGCTTCGTA contains:
- a CDS encoding cupin domain-containing protein; its protein translation is MNRETSYEAWMKQEGIPIVEAHGVEDVGELPRKPWARTGGKGGFIQLRGMEGFTGMYVGEIPPAGALNPEKHLYEELIYVLQGNGSTEVWSDNGKTKLHFEWQQGSLFAVPLNCWHRLYNGSARPALFLSATSAPMMMDLLHDTNFIFGCDYIFDQRFDGRADYFFTTDKREERGGFVSWETNFIADARSALVDPSEAKGAGVRITSFDMGGSTLVGHIAEWPVGRYHKAHFHQGGAVLLILRSEGYTLMWPQEAGERPYLAKRKNQVVKVDWREGSVVSPPTGWFHQHFNTGSEKARQLAFRYSGQSGKYLLGIGKALNREGVRTNTREGGTLLEYEDEDPEIRRDYETALKKTGVAMEMPPLAYRGS